A window of Mustela lutreola isolate mMusLut2 chromosome X, mMusLut2.pri, whole genome shotgun sequence genomic DNA:
ttctgggtggggggagggtgcctGAGGATGAAGGGTTTGTCCACTTCCACTTCTCAATCTGGGCAGCCACTGTCACCTGCTGGAACTGGGGCAGCCAGGGTGGGTTGCCTAACCCTACCCTCACTCCTGTTGGTTGCCTCACTGCAGTGTCCCAGTCCTGGAAGAGGCTCTTGCCTCTCCAGATCCTATCAGTCGTTGGACCTGTTCCCCCTCATCTGagactggggggcaggggaagtaGGGGGTGAAGGGCAGGTTAAATAAAGCTCATCCCTGGGAAcgttcccccacccctgcatgcCATGGCCTCTGCTGGTTTGGAGTTTGGGTCACTTACCCTGGAGGCCTTGGTCCAGCTTTGCATGCCACCGctgaagagggaggcaggaaaacCAGAGGGAGTATAAGAAGCAAAGCGGAAGGGAGTCACAGGGAAAAGACGACAGCACTCGGGACTGAAGCCACTGGGGTGGTTTGAATCAGttcagaaaggagaggaggctAAGGGCCATCCACCCTGTCCTTCCAGGTGGGCTGGCGGCTTTGAGTCACTGCAAGAGGGTTCTGGCCCAGATCCCACACCATTTCTGCTTGAGGGACTGGACGAGTTTGAGCAGCTGCACCCTAAGGCAGGGAAGGGAGCCCTCGGCCGACCGCTGTTTCCACACCGGCCTTGTGGTCGGTGTGTGCGCAGTCGGCATTGCTGACCCGGCTCCTCCCAAGCTGGGAGTCCGGAAGTTGCCCGCCTGGGCACAGAGCTCGAGCGCCAACCGCGGAGGGGGCGACGCGCCTCGCCGCCGGGCTCGCGCTGCGGTCCTGCAGTCGGCAGGAGGGTAGGCCGCCCGGGCGCTTCCCGGATCGCGCCAGGGGCCCTCACGCCACTCCCAGGCCCTGCGGCCGCGCCCGTCCCTGGCTGGGCCCGGCCGTCCGAGCGAGAGGGCGCGGAGCCGGGCCGGGGCCAGAAGCCGCCTTCTGCCCGCCCTTTCCGGCCCAAAGCTCTCACCTGCAGCCGAAGCCCGGGAGCTCGGCGCCGGGGCCAAGCGCCTGCCCGGCCCGCGGACGCCTGCGAGCTGGGCCCGCCGGGCCCCGCCTCGCTTGCCGGGGCCCCGCCCCCGACCCCGCCCCGCCGAGGCTCCGCCCCCAGGCGGCCGGCACGCCTCTCGCGGCCCGGGCCAGTTTCAAGCGGATATGACGTATCTGGAAGCGACGAGTCGGCGCGGGCGCACGGAGCGGGATGTCTTCCGGGTCGTGCTTGGTCCACGCCGCGTTCCCCTCGGGCAGGGGGTGCGAGTCTTCTGTAGCTGCTGACGTGGCTCCGGGCTCCGGGTAGGGGCCTTGCTCGTGCACAAACGCCCTGCGGCTGGCCCCAGGTTCCCGCCACCACCACGCAGCCGCCGGGCGAGCGAGCCCTGATAGCCTCCGCCTAGTTCCACCTCCCTTCGTTCAAGCAGTGACCGAGTGTCTATTTCCAAACTGGGAGGCATCGGTGAGCTTGTCCGCCTTTCAGAACTAGTTGGCGCCACTAGCAGAGTCTGAAGGCGTCGCTGGaaaggaatgcaaactgatggcATAAGTTGGGCACAGAGGTGGTGAGAGTGTAGAAAGGACATGGGGGGGGCAATAAGCGAGTGCTGAGTCTAACGGGATTTATATGTTGTGAAAGGCTGCTGGGCAACTGCAGTCAGTCAGTGGCCACCCGCTGCTCTGGAAAAATTTGTCACGGCTCTGATGGAGGCTAGTGGTCCTGAATCACCAGTACGTGCCCACAGGAGGTGCTGGATCGTTgagaatggaaacaaaacaaaccagcgTCTGTATTTTAGGTTAATTTTTCAGGCACCATGctaactttaataataaaaatattagtttaaatttaaatacattttacttaaaaattgtaTGTTTCATAAAGTTTACGTGGGCAGTGTATGTGATATGTAAACAGATAAACACATGGTGGGCTTTATGCTCCAGAGGGTTTGATCAGAAACATTCAGAGGCCCTAGCTCTCCGCTCTTCTTTAGCCTCAGAGGACCAGTAAGGCGTAAGCCATTTGTGTGTACTGTATTTCAACATCCCTGCTACTACCCCTCACAAATGAGGCAAACGGGGTCCTGATGGAAGTGGCCTGGTGCAGGAGAGAGGCCTGCGTTTGGCACAATACTGCAATGGAAAGTGCAGTTTACAAAAGGGCAGTGCGGGTCGGGGTGTCTGAGGACGGGTATTACCAGCCAAATGGAGAAGGCGAATGGGTCAGCCGGGAAGACCTGGGGAAGGAGAACCTAAAAGACTTGTCCTCCCTGGAGGAAACCTGTGTTTTAATACAACTAAGGGGCTCAAGGGGAGTAAATGTAGTTAGGAGGCTGCCCCCTTTACTGTCAGTCACCTGAGCCCTCCCTGAAAAGCTAGAGTGGGCTGGAGGGATGTCCAGCATGAGGGGATTTAGAGGTTTGTACAGAGGAAAAGGACAGTTACATTAAAGGTAAGAGAATATTCATAGTTGCTTTGGAGGATTAATAATTTACCTCAAGAGAGGAGGACGGGCTCTACAAATCAGTCAAGGACATCTACTTCCAAAAGAGAAGTCATCCGGACTGAGAGAACATGTGGAACAAACAGTGTGACAGTCAAAACGTAAATGCAGTTCAGACGGGAGCCCTGCCACCGTACTATGTAATAGGGCCACGGTGGCTACCCTGAGAGGTATGCTTACCTCCTGGTCTCCGGGCAGCCATCTCTAGGAATCTGTGTGGTGAATGAGTGTGCAGGGAAGACACGTTCTACACAAGCACAAGTATGGCATGCATTTGCTATTTATAGGGACGGGTGACAACTGTCATTTTTGCCTGCCCAACATCAGGTAACAGGACCTCGGTTTTCTTTGTGGAAGATGTCCCTGCTCCACATTTGGTACACAAGATCTGGATGTGGGTCACTGCAGCACTTGCCTCTGGGGTGGGCACATGCCTCAATGTAGCCCAATCGGAGCCAGCCATATCATAGGAGGATACGCCCATAATCTGACCTGGACCAATGAGAGCTAGTTCCCAGGGACTTGTGCTAGAACTGCTGGGAAGGCGGGAGTTCTTTTTTGGCTGGGATTACTAAACTGGGACCTCTACTACTGCTCCCCCTAAGTGGGGGAGACGGCATGTTTGAAAATGAAGCAAATTACAGAGAAAAGTAGAGCCAAGAGATGGAGGAAGCTCATGTCCCGATAACATAATTGGGGCTAAAATCACCTGTGAGCATTGGGGTCCGATATATGAGAACACTAAGTGTCCTCTCCCATGTCACTACTTAATTTTGGTTATGTCACTTTGGGTTCGGATCCTGACACTTAAAACCAAAGGTGACCTAACTCCTCAAGggtaggtggggagaggggcaccaGCCCCGTACCCCGGTGGAGGAGGACCAAAGGATACAGCTTTGCCTCCACTTTGGAAATTTGGGCAGACTGTGCTCCACACCATCATTCGCTTCCTAGCCTGGGTTGGCCCAAGGGGGGATTTAAGCTGGCTTGGTGTTTCCATCTGTGTGACTGGTGACTCCTCGTGAGGGCAAAGCCCCCTGAGGAGTTAGGGACCATCACTGGGGCTCACTCTGACGGTCCCAACATGTAACCCAGCCCCGGCAGGCCCTTGGCAGGCATTTGGGAACAGTCAAGTGACCGCAGCAGTGGAATGAGGCAGTTAAATAGGGCTGCATGCCTCCCAGCCTCGCAGTGTGGACTTTCTTTGAGGTTCTGTTTCCTTTGGGACACGCTACCAACCTTGGGGAGCCCCACTTACTTGGCTTCTGGCCTCTCAGCTGCAGTGAAATTCTCCTAAACTTGCCAGGGACTTGTCTCTATCCTGCAAGTGGGGACAGTGACAGTCCCTTCTCGCTAGGGTTGTTGTGAGGCCCACGCAGGTAGTGTGTGTAACTGGAGAGCTGGTGGGAGGCGACGTTGGAATGCTGGCCCCACAGTGATCActggggcagctcagtgggtACACAGGGCTTTGCGATGctgttctctctccttcaggGGACGTTCAGAATTTTTTTATGATAGGTTTAAAAGTGCATGCTTGTATGATACTACCCATTATCCATATGTCAAACCCATAGCCTGTATAACAGCAGGAGGGAACCCTGCTGTCAACTTGGGGTTCAGTGATGACACGTCAGGGTAGACTGGGGATGTGGAACTCTGCAGTTTCTGCTCAACATTGCTGcaaacctaaaactgttctaagaaTGTCTATAAATAATGCATGCACATTAAGCACTTGGCTCAGGGCCGGGCTGGGAGTGGACTGCTACGATCAGCATCTGGGCCCTTCTGGTGTCTCCACCTCCATGACCTTTGAGGTCCCGGCATCACCACCACAGCCTCTCCTTCTGGGCGGCCCTGGGGGCCTCTCACTCTTTTCCCTGCTCCTCACTTTCCTTTCTTGACACTCTGTTCATTCTGGCTGCAGTGAACTCTTAAAAGGTGAAGGCTCGGGAAGCCTGTCTCCAGAGCAGTACTCATGAAGTCCTGCGCCCCTGCCCCATTGAGGTCGCTTGGCTGGCTCCTGGTTTCCCCAGATCTAGGAAGTTCAAACTgccttttttcctgtttctgagtTCAGACCGCTTCTTTGCTCCTGGATGTGCCGTTCCAGCAATACTccttatagtttcttttttttttttttttaagattttatttatttatttgacagagatcacaagtaggcagagaggcaggcagagagagagagaagaggaagcaggctccctgcagagcggacagcccgatgtggggctcgatcccaggaccctgggatcatgacctgagctgaaggcagaggctttacccactgagccacccaggcgccccctccttaTAGTTTCTTGCTGATTCTCACTCAATGAAGGGAAACAGAACCGTAATGTTTAAGAAATGAtgaataggggcatctgggtggctcagtgggttaaagcctctgccttcggctcaggtcatggtctcagggtcctgggatcaagtcccgcatcgggctctctgctcagcggggagcctgtttcctcctctctctctgcctgcctctctacttctgatttgtcaaataaataaataaaaatcttaaaaaaaaaaaaaaagccaaatagcTCACAACTTGGGCTTTGAAGCCCTGATCTCAAAGACATTCAAAGTAAAGTGACGCAGGTCAACACAAGCTCCTGAGGGAGGGTGTGGGCAGTGGGGAGGCACCTGCCTGTTTTTAATTCTCATCCCTGTCTGTAGCGGCCTTGGGGTGTGGGAAGGAGTAGGTGGCAGAATGCTCTCGCCTGGGCAGGGTTGCGGGAATGCCAGCGGCGAGCTGCGTGTCAGGGGAAGGAGCCCCGGAAACTAGCGTTGTCTATGGAGGCTGTGGGAGCGGGTCCGCCCCGGCCCCCGGCACATGAACGCACTTGATACCACTGGGGGCTACTCGTTTATTAAGAGCGCGTCCCGCAGGCCGGCCCCCTGATGGCCGTCACAAGGCCCCGCAGCGCCCCGCCAGCCCCGCTCCCCAGGGGCCGTTCCCGCGCAGGGCGAGGCCGGAGGCCGCCGGCTCCAGAAGTGCCAGCAGGCGCGGCCCCTCGGAAGGCGTCACACCGGAATTCGGATTGGCCCGAGAGGCGGCGAGCGGCTCCGGGaccccagcgccccccccccgcaaccccgCCCCGGGAGCCGCTGCCGCCGCGCGGGGGTCGGGCTGGGGCTCCCCGGGGGAGGCAGCTTGAGGAAATACGGAGAGGGGCGCCTGACCGCCCGATCAAAGCGGCTCCCGCCGCCCCCTCCCTCGGTCGCGCccggccccccctcccccccggccccCTCTGCCCCGGGGCACCGCCTCGGAGCCCCGACGTGCGGGGCCAGAGCGCGCTCGTCTGGCCTCGGGCCCGCCGCGGCGCCTCCTCCCGGCCGGGCGCACGCGGCCTCCCTGGGCTGGTCCTGCGCCCGGCCCGGCTAGCGGGCCGTGGTCCTCCTCGGGATGCAGCCCTCCATCTCCAGCGCCTCGGGCCAGCCTTCGTACTTGTTGGTGTGCTTGCTGTTCTTCACgtgctgcgggggggggggggggggcgggaagcccGGCCTGAGCCCTCGGGCGGAAGGGACGCAGGAGCTTCGGTCGCTCCGCGCTGGCGGCGGCCAACCGCGCGCGCTCAGggcacccccgccccctgccgtCCGTCCCCGCGGCCCGATCCCGCCATCTGCAGCAGGGCAAGCGCTGCACAGGCCTCTCCTGACCCCACAGGGGGAGTGTGGGCGCCGCACGCCCGGGAAGGCGAGGAGGGAACGCGATGTCCGTTCCGCCCTCACCTGACCCGCAACGAGCTGCTGGAAGCTTCAGGAAGAACAAAGCCAGAGGGAACATTTCATCTCTTTTGTGGCAGCCAGAGCCTTCCAGAAACCATGGGAACAGCCTATTTGTCTCGTCTGGCTgtgcgtgggggtgggggtggggccgggcTGGGGGGGCGCTGAGGCTTTCCACCGGCCAAAGAGGAGCCTCCCAAAGAGGAGGATGGTGCCTGGGCCTTCCCAGCCCCTCGCAAGGGGCTTGACATGGTGGGTCTGGGGGACATGGCGGGTCCCTTAAcaaggggcagggtggggtgaaTTGGGGCACTGGGTCGTAGCAGGAGGAGACAGCACTGAGCATCTGGAAGGCGTCTGGGAGAAAGATTTCCTAATCATGAAAGCTTTCCCTGTGCAGACGGCcgattcgggggggggggggggggagtctgagGTGAGGGCTGAGGCACGCTGatgggctggaggcagaggggtgggaaATACCTGCTCGAAGGGGCTCTTGTTCTGCATGCCCTTGGCCCCCACAAACACCCAGCTATCCCGAAAAGCCAGATCCTTCACGTTCCTGCTGCCCAGATCGCTGAAAAGCTTCCTGGTCTCTTCATTCATCCTGGCACACACAAGGAAGAGCCTTAATTGGTCACCGTGGCAGCGTGAGGCTGAGGCCAGCCTTGGCAGTCACTTACTTGGTGGCTGGGTCGTCGTAGGATGCCACAAATACCAGGGTGCCTTCATGCAGCGGCCGAATAAACTTCAGCAGGTCGTTGACATCTGGGGTGACAGGTCCCATGAAACACGGAGCATCGGGCAGCACGGGgtgcccacccccaccagccgCCGCTCTCCAAATAAAGAGACTAAAAGAAGGGATCAGGCCAGGGACACACCCATGAAGGGTCGCCGTGGGAGTGCAGGGACAAACTGGTATAGCAACCCCGATGAGTGTacacctgtccctgtccctgccttTTCCGAACCCAAGGAGCCACAGCCATGGGCAGAGGGTGGCATGTCAGCGATCTGGTGATACATGGCGACTCACCTCCTGCCCACATGTCAAAGGCCCGGGCCTCGATGAGCTCGCCGCTGACCCCTGTGGtgacagggagggaagggggtcctgcTGCTCGAGCTGCCGGGCAGCTCCACCCGACCACCGCAGCCCCCCTTGAACGAGGCTAAGGACATGGCCCTGGCCACTGGGTGCAAACCTTCTGGAAGCTTTCTTTCACACCCCCTGTGCCCCCTCCAGCTTCCTGGAAACTTCTGGTTCTTTACTGCTACTGTGCTTTGCTTACTGGGTCACTTCTTCTGTGGAACCTTCAGATTGCATGAACATGAACCCCTGCCTAGGCCGCCCTGGGAATTCCCAGAGGGGCGGGCGGGGAGGAGAGGGCCGAGGCGAATGTCCAGATGCCTCCTCATGGGGAGGGCACGCGGAAGGAGGGGGGCAAGCCATGGCATGGCCCTGCTTCTCTGGTAGCAACTCTGACCCCACATCACAAGGACTCACCATTCACCAGGGCGACGTTCAGTCCACGGCCCACGTTGTCCTGGACACTGCTCATGAGCCtaccggggtggggggcagagcccTCAGATGGCACGTTTGCTCCACCGTCCTTCACAGATCCAGCTTCCGGTCTCCCGTCCCCCCACCGGCCACCCCGAGGAGCTCACATCTTATCTTCGAGGCAGATCTTCGGTCCGATGACATTGGCAGCCCCACTGACCATGCGGAAGGCTAGGTGCTCCTCGGGGCATGGCTGGGGCAGGCCACACTTGTACTTCCTGGCTCGTGGCTCTGAGCATGAACAGCAGGAGTGACCCATGGGCCTGGCCCTGGGATCACCTGAGATCTGAGACAGGAAGGTCAGGACCAGCCCACAGGGAGGAATGAGTGGCCACAGAACAGGGGACCAACAGGGGATAGAGAGGACATGGCTCAGGCCAAGGCCAGGGACACTTACACAGACACTCTGTGTCCTGCTGGGGCTGGCCTCAGGGCAAGGTGACAGGGATCTTAGGGAGGCCTTTATGCCACCGGTGGGAGAAAAGAGGTAGGAGGGCTGGCCTTGGCTGTGGCCTTGCAGGGAAGGAGCACAggtaggggaggagggagcagctgGGAAAGTGACTCAGGGAAGTGGCGGTGAGGAAAGCACCTGACTCCCTCCCTTGGGCAGAAGTGGGAGGACCAGAGGAGGGGCTGTGTTACAGGTTAAACCGCAAAAGATGTCCTAACTCCCGCCATCTTTGAATATAACCCTATTTGGAAACAGGCTCACTGAAGGCCTGGTGGGTTAAAATGAGCTCATTGTGGGGTTGGGTTAGTTAGTTAAGCCTAAGTCCAAGGACAAGTGTCCAGTTCATGGCATTTGAGTCCAGAGGCCCAGGGACActggaggcagggggtggggtgctggCCGTGGAACTGGGTTGCGAAGGGAGGCTGTAGAAGTCTGtggagctggggtgcctgggcggctcagtgggttaagctctgcctttggctcaggtcatgatcacagggtcctgggatcaaaccccgcatcggcctctctgctcagcggggagtctgcttcctcctctctctctctctgcctgcctctgcctacttgtgatctctgtctgtcaaataaataaaatcttaaacaacaacaaaaaaaaacccggGGAGCAGCTAGACCAGGCCCAGATGGTCTCGTGGGAGTGCCGACAGAAATATGGATGTTCAAGGTGCTTCCTGTGTGAGCCTAGGGTGAACGGCGCGGGGAGCTTGTCGTGGCTGTGGCCGGTGTGGGGTGGCCATGGACTGTGGTCTCGGGTGGAAATGGGAACGTGTTACTGGGCACTGGAGGAAGGGCGGGCCTCATCATAAAGTGGTAAAGAACTTGGCCCAGTCTGGTTCTGATGTCTGAGGAGAGGAGAACTTGTAGACACTGAACTGGGAATACCGAGCTGAGATTTCCAAACACAGCCTGGTTTCTCCTTGATGCTTGCAGAAAGATGTGAGGAGAGAAAGATAAACCGGAACGAGAATCGTTAAGCACAAAGGAACCAGAATGTGAGAACCGGGAAAAGACTCAGTCTAAGTGCACTGGTGTGGTCGCAGGACCGATCGCTAACGAGCAGAGGCGCGTGACTCGCGGTTCTACTTGGTCCTGTCCCCAAAGTCAGGAATCGAGGTGGGATTACCCAGAAGAGGTCTGCAGGGCCCTCCTGTCTCACACCTTAGAGTCTCATGAATCGCACAAGACACCAAGAAGGTTTTCGAAAATTTTATACCAGGAGAAACCCTGCCATCCTGGGCtgaaaaggacagagaaaggacagaaggCACAAGGGTGGCTCTGAGGGCGGAGCAGCGGCTGTAGAGGGCAGAGTCAGCACAGGCCCAGAGGGTAGGACTGCCTCCCCAGGAGCGTACCCTGCTCCCCCACCAGCTCCAGTGGGGCCAGAGGACAGAGCATTGGGCCTCAGAGGAGGCCTCTCAGGCCTTGAATCCTGACAGCATTTGCCCTGCTGGGTTTCAGACTTGCTGGGACTGGTGACCCCCTTATTCCTTCCAGTTTCTCCCTTTTGAAATGGAAAGATCTATCCTAGGCTTGTCTCACCAGTGTATTCTGGAAGCAGGTAACTGGTTTTCGAGGTCTGCAGCTGCCAAACAGTTGCAGTGGGCTGTGATGGctagtttgggggggggggtgcgtgcAGGGAGAACAGAGACTCCGGAAGTCTTGAGGCAGGCGGAGCTGAGAGCTGGGAGGACTGGGGAGGTGACAGTAGCCTTACCTGCGGTCCCTGAGTTCTCTGGGCCTGTGGGGAGAGAAAGCTGCTTGTGTTAGGGTGGAGGCCTCCAGGGGCTGGCAGCAGGGCATCCTGGTCCTGGCCCTGTACCATGGACTTGAGATGGGGGGCTGGTCAGGCTCAGGGGCTAAGCCAGACTcaacaacccccccaccccgcatggCTCCAGGAAAAGGGTCAATGGCACTGTAAACAACACCCAGCGCCCCCTCCCCATTCCAGAGGCCTGGGGAGAGCCCACAGGGAGCAGCCAGGCTGTTTTCCCAATGTCTGGAGGGGTCCCCCTGCCCCTCGCTCAGACTCTGCTGACTCCAACAGGGCCCAGGGTTTTAACTGGCAGAGACGAGAGCAACTGGGTGATAGGGGGAGATGACCCGAGGGCAGCTAGATGGGGCCTGGCAAAAAGAGACATCCCCACCCCCGAGCCTCTGCCCCCAGGCCCAGAGTGCCCCCCACCGCCTCCGAGTGGCAGCCACTGCAGAGCGAGGAGGCGTCCCACACTTACTGGTGAAGAGCTGCTGGATGCGAGGAAAGCCACTGCCAGGCCCACCCAGGAGGATGCTGACCACGATCCACGTAAGGCCCACGGTGACAACCAGGGCCACAATGCGGAGGGGACCTAGAGGCAGGACAGACAGGGTAAGGCCACCCTAAGCCTAACCTGGGGCCTCTCAGGACTGCATCTTCCTGCCACTTGGAAGAACTGAGCAGAGGACCAGAAGGTGGGGGCCTGCTGCCATCCACGAGGCCTGGGAGGGGGACTTGAGCTCCTGTAGGTGGAAGCTTGGTCCTCTCAGCTTGGTCCTCTGTGGCACGTATGGAGCAGACATGACCGCTCCAGAGGCTGCCAGCCTCCCTCAGGAGTCCCCAAACTTTATGTCTTGGTGGCCACCAACATATTCACATCCCACCCGTCCTGTTCTCTTTTTGTCCCGTCATGATGAAGGAGAGGGTCCCTGCTCCTTCCAAAGACCAGTTCCTGCAGCTGCTGTGGAGCTGGACCTGAGCTCTCCTCCCGAGAATCGTTATCCACTCTTTCTCCTTGACCTGCAACACCTCCCATCGTAAGACAGCACAGGAGAGACCGTCAAATCACATCCCTAACCAgccactgacctctctcccctcccttcctcttccccagtGTCACCATCCACTCTCTTCCAACCTACTCCGGTGTAGCCTTGTCTCCATCAGCCCACCAAAACAGCTTGTGGCCAAGGTTATATATGATCTTCTTGGGGTAAACTCCCTGGGTCACCTGTCAGCCCCAATGTTCCTGACCTCTCAGTTGACCGCCTGGGTCCTCATGCTGGAAACACTTCAGTGGCTTCTGTGGCAGCACATCtgaaccccccacctcccttagattgccctctcctctcccctgaaCTGCTGGCCACACCCAGCTTCTGGCCAAGGCTGTTTTCTCTGCCTACGGTCTACTCTCCGGAGAGGTGCCCTCACCTCCTGGCCCCCAATTTACCTACAAAGCAGTATTTTTTTGCTCCAGCCCTCGAGGATCTTGA
This region includes:
- the G6PD gene encoding glucose-6-phosphate 1-dehydrogenase isoform X6 translates to MGHSCCSCSEPRARKYKCGLPQPCPEEHLAFRMVSGAANVIGPKICLEDKMLMSSVQDNVGRGLNVALVNGVSGELIEARAFDMWAGDVNDLLKFIRPLHEGTLVFVASYDDPATKMNEETRKLFSDLGSRNVKDLAFRDSWVFVGAKGMQNKSPFEQHVKNSKHTNKYEGWPEALEMEGCIPRRTTAR